The following proteins come from a genomic window of Phacochoerus africanus isolate WHEZ1 chromosome 9, ROS_Pafr_v1, whole genome shotgun sequence:
- the ARRDC4 gene encoding arrestin domain-containing protein 4 isoform X1 — protein MGGEAGSAAAVVGSEGRVKSLGLVFEDERKGCYSSGERVAGHVLLEAAEPVTLRALRLEAHGRATAAWGPSAGAAAPAAASEVEYLNVRLSLREPPAGEGILLLQPGKHEFPFSFQLPSEPLVTSFTGKYGSIQYCVRAILERPRVPDQSVKRELQVISHIDVNTPALLTPVLKTQEKMVGCWFFTSGPVSLSAKIERKGYCNGEAIPIYAEIENCSSRLIVPKAAIFQTQTYLASGKTKTVRHMVANVRGNHIASGSTDTWNGKTLKIPPVTPSILDCCIIRVDYSLAVYIHIPGAKKLMLELPLVIGTVPYNGFGSRNSSIASQFIMDMSWLTLTLPEQPEAPPNYADVVSEEEFSRHVPPYPQPPNCEGDSCCPMFACIQEFRFQPPPLYSEVDPHPSDIEETPPVSFIL, from the exons ATGGGAGGCGAGGCGGGGTCCGCGGCGGCGGTGGTAGGCTCCGAGGGCCGCGTGAAGAGCCTGGGTCTGGTGTTCGAGGACGAGCGCAAGGGTTGCTATTCCAGCGGCGAGAGGGTGGCGGGGCATGTACTGCTGGAGGCAGCCGAGCCAGTGACCCTGCGCGCGCTGCGCTTGGAGGCCCACGGCCGTGCCACCGCCGCCTGGGGCCCGAGCGCCGGCGCAGCGGCCCCGGCAGCAGCCTCCGAGGTTGAGTACTTGAACGTGCGCCTGAGCCTCCGCGAGCCTCCGGCTG gtGAAGGCATCCTCTTACTGCAGCCTGGAAAACATGAATTTCCATTTAGCTTTCAGCTTCCATCTGA aCCTTTGGTAACCTCATTCACCGGGAAATATGGAAGTATTCAGTACTGTGTGCGAGCGATTTTGGAACGACCCAGGGTACCTGATCAGAGTGTTaagcgggaactccaggtcataAGTCACATCGATGTCAACACACCAGCGTTGTTA ACCCCTGTATTGAAAACTCAAGAGAAAATGGTTGGCTGTTGGTTTTTCACTTCTGGTCCAGTCTCGTTGAGTGCCAAAATCGAAAGAAAGGGCTACTGTAATG gagAAGCTATTCCAATCTATGCAGAAATAGAGAATTGTTCCTCCCGTCTGATTGTTCCCAAAGCTGCCATTTTCCAGACCCAGACTTACTTGGCCAGTGGGAAAACAAAGACCGTGCGGCACATGGTGGCCAATGTGCGCGGGAACCACATCGCATCCGGGAGCACTGACACCTGGAACGGGAAGACCCTCAAGATCCCACCTGTGACACCGTCCATCCTGGACTGCTGCATCATCCGTGTGGACTACTCCTTAGCT GTGTATATTCACATTCCTGGTGCTAAAAAATTGATGCTTGAACTGCCCTTAGTGATTGGCACGGTTCCATATAATGGTTTTGGCAGCAGAAACTCCAGCATTGCCAGCCAGTTCATTATGGATATGAGCTGGTTGACACTGACTCTGCCAGAACAGCCTGAAG cTCCACCAAATTATGCAGACGTGGTGTCAGAGGAAGAATTCTCTAGACATGTTCCTCCTTACCCTCAACCCCCTAACTGCGAGGGGGACTCATGCTGCCCTATGTTTGCCTGCATTCAGGAATTCCGGTTTCAGCCTCCACCTCTTTATTCAGAG GTTGATCCACATCCTAGTGACATAGAAGAAACCCCGCCTGTTTCCTTCATCCTCTGA
- the ARRDC4 gene encoding arrestin domain-containing protein 4 isoform X2: MVGCWFFTSGPVSLSAKIERKGYCNGEAIPIYAEIENCSSRLIVPKAAIFQTQTYLASGKTKTVRHMVANVRGNHIASGSTDTWNGKTLKIPPVTPSILDCCIIRVDYSLAVYIHIPGAKKLMLELPLVIGTVPYNGFGSRNSSIASQFIMDMSWLTLTLPEQPEAPPNYADVVSEEEFSRHVPPYPQPPNCEGDSCCPMFACIQEFRFQPPPLYSEVDPHPSDIEETPPVSFIL; this comes from the exons ATGGTTGGCTGTTGGTTTTTCACTTCTGGTCCAGTCTCGTTGAGTGCCAAAATCGAAAGAAAGGGCTACTGTAATG gagAAGCTATTCCAATCTATGCAGAAATAGAGAATTGTTCCTCCCGTCTGATTGTTCCCAAAGCTGCCATTTTCCAGACCCAGACTTACTTGGCCAGTGGGAAAACAAAGACCGTGCGGCACATGGTGGCCAATGTGCGCGGGAACCACATCGCATCCGGGAGCACTGACACCTGGAACGGGAAGACCCTCAAGATCCCACCTGTGACACCGTCCATCCTGGACTGCTGCATCATCCGTGTGGACTACTCCTTAGCT GTGTATATTCACATTCCTGGTGCTAAAAAATTGATGCTTGAACTGCCCTTAGTGATTGGCACGGTTCCATATAATGGTTTTGGCAGCAGAAACTCCAGCATTGCCAGCCAGTTCATTATGGATATGAGCTGGTTGACACTGACTCTGCCAGAACAGCCTGAAG cTCCACCAAATTATGCAGACGTGGTGTCAGAGGAAGAATTCTCTAGACATGTTCCTCCTTACCCTCAACCCCCTAACTGCGAGGGGGACTCATGCTGCCCTATGTTTGCCTGCATTCAGGAATTCCGGTTTCAGCCTCCACCTCTTTATTCAGAG GTTGATCCACATCCTAGTGACATAGAAGAAACCCCGCCTGTTTCCTTCATCCTCTGA